One Agelaius phoeniceus isolate bAgePho1 chromosome 6, bAgePho1.hap1, whole genome shotgun sequence DNA window includes the following coding sequences:
- the POLR2L gene encoding DNA-directed RNA polymerases I, II, and III subunit RPABC5 → MIIPVRCFTCGKIVGNKWEAYLGLLQAEYTEGDALDALGLKRYCCRRMLLAHVDLIEKLLNYAPLEK, encoded by the exons ATGATCATCCCGGTCAGGTGCTTCACGTGCGGCAAAATAGTGGGGAACAAGTGGGAAGCCTACCTCGGCCTTCTGCAGGCGGAGTACACCGAAGG AGATGCCCTGGATGCCCTTGGCTTGAAGAGATACTGCTGCCGCAGAATGCTCCTCGCCCATGTGGATCTGATTGAGAAGCTTTTGAATTATGCACCCCTGGAGAAATGA